In Chitinophagaceae bacterium, the DNA window AATTACGCACCTGTTAAATTGGATCCAAGCTTCACCTCCGGAGGGTATGTAACAGTGAGTACCGATGCAGGAGATCATATAAATGTGTCCTCATCTGGCATTAATGCAAGCAAAAGCGTCAACAGGATATGGACAATAACCAATCAGGGCTTAACTTTTACTGAATGTGATGTGTACTTCTATTGGGAAGGAGATGATGTGGATCAGGATGCGGACTACAACAATTTCATTGTTGCAAAATATGATGCGCCCGACTGGATTTTACCGGTGATTACAGATATTCAACCATTTTCAATTGGTGTTTTGGATGTTACTTCTTTCAGTGAATTTCAGATTGGTGAACCATTGATATGTAACATGTCCGTTTCCACATCAGCAGGTGATACACTGATTCTTTGTACGGAGAGCGGACAAACGAGTGGCAATGTAAATCTGATCATCACTAACGGAACACCGCCATATAGTTATTCTGGTGATGACACTTTAAATCTTGTAGCAGGTAACTATCATTATGTGGTGACCGATAACAATGGATGCACTGCATCTGCAGATTTGAATGTGCAGTTGACTCATTGTATTATCCCTTACTATTTACCTCCTGTTAATGATACCATCAGTAGTCTGATAGGACCGGAATTAACGCAGTTGTACAGCTTCCCGGATTCTATATATGATACCACTTCTACCAATAATATTTTTACAATAAACTATGCCAATTTTGAAGTGCTGATAGAAGTGATATCAACTATTGATCAATACGATGCATTACTTGCACTCTTGCAAACTCCTGCCTACGGAATGAACAGTTTCATCGACAACGGTGATTCAACATTGATCATTACAGGATTTTTCCCGATAGAGAATTTGTATAAGCTCAACTTCCTGATCGATGAAATAAATTATGTAAGACCCTATTACAAACCGATTGCTTCATCGTTCACAACAACAGGTCTTGCAACTTCTCAAGGTGATAAAGCAATGGCCGGCGACAAGGCTAAGGAAGCATGGAAGGTTTCCGGTGAAGGTGTTAAGATAGGAGTGATGTCAGATAGCTATAACACCAAATTTGGATCACCTGCCAATACAGATGTGATCAACGGAGATTTACCCGGTACCGGTAATCCCAATTATACAAAACCTGTAAAACTGCTGGCTGAATATCCTTACGGAGCCGGAACGGATGAAGGTCGCGCGATGCTGCAGATTGTTCATGATGTGGCACCCAATGCAGAACTTTATTTCAGGTCAGGATTTATAAGCGCAGGTAATTTTGCGGAAGGCATAAAAGAATTGCGCGATTCAGGTTGCAAGGTGATTGTAGATGATATCACTTATATCACTGAGCCCTTCTTTAGTGATGGTCTTGTTGCGCAAGCTGTAACAGATGTTGCTAAATCAGGAACACTCTACTTTACATCAGCAGGAAACTTTGGAATTAAATCTTATGAAGGATACTTCAGTGCGATCACCGCACCGGCAGGATATGTTGGTGTAGCGCATGATTTCGGAGGCGGAGATTATTTCCAACAGTTGACAATGCCTGCCGGCACTTATACAATAGCCTTACAGTGGGACGATGATTTTTACTCAATTGGCGATACAACAGGCGCATTGAATGATCTGGATATTTATCTGGTTGATCAGTTTGGTAACCGGTTATTCGGTTTCAACCGCGATAATATCGGAGGCGATCCATTGGAAGTACTTCCATTTGTTGTGAAGGCAACAGTTGATGCAAATATCATTGTTACCCGTAAAGCAGGTTCCGGTAACGTGAGATTCAAATACATTATATTCAGAGGAGAAGGAATCATCGACGAATGGAATCAGGGAACGGGTACCATTATCAGCCAAGCAAATATTGATAGTTCAATTACTGTGGGAGCCGTTCTTTATAAAAACACTCCTGCCTATGGAATTGATCCGCCAACAATTGCTTCTTTTTCATCACACGGAGGAACCTTGGTTAACAATCAAAACAGAATGAAGCCGGATATTACTGCACCTAATGGAGTGAATACCACTGTGGATTTTGGTGTTGAATTTAATATTGATAATCCTCCTGATCTACTGCCCAATTTCTTCGGAACCTCTGCCGCGGCACCGCATGCCGCTGCTGTGGCAGCTTTGCTGATTGAAGCGAAGAAAAAATATTACTTCGATGAATCGTTCAGTCTTCAGCAAATGAAATCGTTGCTGCAATCTACAGCCATTGATATGGATGTAACCGGTTATGACGAGAGTACCGGATATGGATTTATTCAGGCTGATCGTGCACTGCAATCATTCTCTAATTCATTTCCGCTTATTCAGAATTATTATCTGCAGGATTCTACAAAGGTTCCGGGCGATGATCCTGTATCTATTGTTATTAACGGAGAATACTTTTCAGATAGCGCTTCGGTTATTTTTCAATATGATACCATTCAGGCTGTAGTGTCAAATGGAACACAGCTTATCGCTGAAATTCCGGCGTTCCTGGGTAATCCTCCGCTTGAAATTTACAATCCACCTATGGCACCCAGCGGTTTGGATGGCGGAGCGAGTGATCCTGTTTACTTAAAGAGCCTTCCTCCTCAAAATGTCAAAGTGACGGTGAATGATGCAATCAAAAAATTTGGCGAACGGATTCCTGACTATTCCATTAATGTTATCATTAATGAGGTGCCTTTGGCTGAAACAGGACTTTCTCTGGATGATTTAGGCTTAACTGACATCACATATTCATCGTCGGCAAACAGCATGAGCAATATAGGATTGTATTACAGGAGAGCTACATCGGCTGTCACTGATTTATCAAATCCACAATCGCTGGCTTTATCTGAATTCTACAATTACAAGTTTACAGATGGCGTACTGTCGATTGAGAGACTGCCATTGACAGTTACGCCGCGTGATACTACCATCACTTACGGATCAGCTATTAATGGTCAGCAAATGAAATTTAATTACGATTATGACGCATCTGGTATTGAACCCGCCGAGCAATCTTCATTTTTCAATACCTTGGTTGCTGAACATCAATTAAACATGTCGAAGTCGGTGGTATTGATTGATGCAAGTCAAGCTTCGAATGGTGAAACCATTACTCCGGAAGATTTTCTTAATATAAGTTTTATGGCAAGTGGTAAAGCCATGGTGAATGGCAAAGCCATGGTGAATGGTAAGGCCATGGTGAATGGAATTGTTTATGACACTACTTACTATGTACCTGTTTCACTTGAATCTGTTTATGATTATCAGGTTGATTCTGCCATTACAACATTGCACAATGGTAAAGCAATGGTGAACGGAAAAGCGATGGTGAATGGAAAAGGCAATGGTGAATGGAAAGGCGATGGTGAATGGAGAGGCTAGTGTTAACAGCAGTTCATTCAATGATGAAACGAATGAAAATACCATAGTCATCGTTGACTCTTTGGATGTATATGGAGCAGATAGCGATTCTATAAATGCTTTCAGTTCTGTTAACATGATCACTGGATTTACGGTCGGTACCTGGCTCATTGCTCCCGGCGTATTGGTATCAGAAAACTTAGATATTAACTATGGCTTGGGAAACCTGACTATCGTACCTGAAATACTCACAGTGAAAGCAAATGATGCATTGGCGGGATGTGGGGGCGTTCAACCTGTTTATACTACCACCAATTCGATTTATCAAATTCAGGATGCAGACTCTAATGTTATAGAGAGTGGTCCTGTCTTTACAATACTAGATCAATCTGGCGCAGATGCGGGTAACGGAAATCTTAATCCGGGAATTTATCAGATTGTGCCTTCAGGTATTATTCAAAAACAGGAACCTGCAAACTATGTTGTCTATTATGAAAATGGAACATTAACTGTTGGTAATGTTGTTTCCAGCTCCTACAATGCAGCGGCATGCGACAGCTACACATTACCTTGGGGTCAATCAGTAAGTGTAAGTGGAGCTTATAGTCATACTTATACAAATTCAATCGGTTGTGACAGTGTGGTCACCGCAAATGTTACAATTAGCAACAGTCCCGGCGCAAATGTTACCCCTGCCGGTACTATTATGGAGTGTCAGGGTATTCCGGTTGTACTGTCCGCTAATACGGGTGCCGGACTTACTTATCAATGGTATAAAGGACCCACTCAAATCTCAGGTGCCACTAATAGTATTTATGTGGTGCCCAATGCTAAAAACTATAGTGTTGTTGTTAATGGCAGTAATGGATGCACCAGTACTTCTAATATTGTTAGTGTTACACGTCTTTCCACTCCGAATGCGAATATCATTGTCGTGAATCCTGATAACAATCCGGATCTATGTATTAACGGTAAGGTGAAACTGCGCGGAAATGGATCATCGTCGGTGTCGCTTGGCTATCAATGGAGATTAAATGGTACAGACATTCTTGGGGCAACCAATAGGGACTATGTTGCATTGGTGGAAGGTAACTACCGCGTTACGGTTACTAATCTTAGTACTGGTTGCTTCAGGCTTTCATCTGCTGTTTCAGTAATTAATAGTTGCAGAGAAGCTGCTTTAACTGAGATACAACCGCCATTGCTTACTATGTATCCCAATCCTACAGATGGAAACTTCATGCTTCACCTCAACCTTTATGATCAGTCTGCAGGAGACGCAGTGGTGCAGGTCTACAATGTATTGGGCCAGGTGGTACTTGACGAAAATGTTCCGGTAATGGATGGTGAGCTATTAAAAGAAATTCACTTACAGGAAGGAGTTGCAAGAGCTGTATACTTTGTAAGTGTCATTTTCAATGGAGAAGTTTACAAAGGGCAAATAATATATCAGCATTAACTGTGGTCTGGAATTGATTTAAAAAAAAACTCCTCCTTCTCAGGGGGATTTTTTTTAAGCTGATGTGAAATAGCTGATGAATCGGAAATAATGCAGTAGCAATCCTGTAATAAAAATGCACATTGAAGTAAATGATATCAGGCAATTTAAAAAAATGAAAGTTGGTTAAAACAACTTGCATGATTGTTGAAAATTAAAATTACTTTTCAGAGATTTCTTTATCTACCCGAAGCAACATGTTGAATTAAAATGGATTGATTTAATTTAGTAAAAAACAAGTGGGTTATAAAATGTTAAAAATTGCCGGCACGTTGAATCTGTTTTTCCTTTTGTTTTTTGTTGCTGCTTATTCAGCTGCATATGGTGCGGAAAGAGACAGTCTGATTAAGTTAATCAATGCGGCAAAAGATGATTCAAATAAAGTAAAATTACTCAACACACTTAGCAAGAGCTTGTTTGATGCCAATCCTGACAGCTCTGTCACTATAGCTTTAGCCTCCAAAAAGCTGGCAGAAGAAATCAATTACAAAACTGGCTTGGGACTGGCTTTAAAAAATATGGGGATCGGGTATTATTTGCAGGGAAAGTATGTGGAAGCAATTAATACTTGGCAACTGGCTTTGGAAGTGTATGATGCAGCAGATGATAAAAAAGGCGTCGCTAATATGCTCAGTAACCAAGGGGCTGTTTACTTCAATCAGGGAGACGACGCAAAAGCACTCGAGCTGCATTTAGAATCATTGAAAATGTCAGAGGGTATTGGAGATACATTGAGAATTCTGACATCACTCTAGCAATATTGGCGTGATTTACCTAAATAAGCCTGCTACGTACAATAAGGCACTTGAATATTTTCTGCGATCTTATGATTTAAGCCTTGCCATCAAAGATGAATATTCAATTGGGTCAACAACAGCTAATCTTGGTGAACTATATTATAAGATGAACGAAGATTCGATTGCCCTTCTATATTTGAACCAGTCAGTAAAAGCTTATGCAGGCACTGAAGATCTGCCCTATTCTTTAAACTATATTGGAAGAGTTTATACAAGACAAAAAGAGTATGCTAAAGCATTAAAAAATCACGAAGAGGCTTTTGAGATATCAAAAAAGCTTGACACCCGTCTGGATATGACTCAGTCACTGGTTGGACTTGCGCAGGCTTATTATGCCAAAGGCGATAACAATTCGGCCATCAATGCATATAAACAATCACTGGATGTTGGTATACCTTTAAATGCAGTTACAGAGATAAAGGATGCCTATGAAGGTTTGTCTCTTGCTTATGCAAAAAATTCTGATTACTCGAATGCATTTCATTACCAGAATCTTCTGCTGGCAATAAAGGATACCATCTATAATATTAATACCGATAAAAAATTGGGAACACTGCAGTTTACGTTTGATCTTGAAAAGAAGGAATCACAAATAAACCTGCTCACTAAGGATAAAGAAATTCAGGATCAGGAAATTAAAAGACAGGTTTTGGTTCGCAACGGTTTCATTGGTGGTTTTGCGGTAGTGCTTTTATTTGCTGGTGTTTTTTTTATGCAACGGAACAGAATTTCCAATGAAAGAAAACGAAGCGAACGTTTATTGTTAAATATTCTGCCTGAAGAAACTGCCGAGGAACTAAAGGCAACAGGCACTGCCAAGACCAAGAGTTTTGATTCAGTCAGCGTGTTATTCACTGACTTCAAAAATTTTACATTGGCAAGTGAAAAACTTACCCCTGAAGAACTGGTAGCAGAAATTAATTATTGCTACAGCGAGTTTGATCGTATTGTAAGTAATCATGGAATTGAAAAAATAAAGACAATAGGTGATTCTTATATGTGTGCCGGTGGATTACCTGTACCTAATAAGAGCCATCCGTTTGATGTGGTATCAGCAGGCTTGGAGATGGTGCAGTTTATCGAAAAGAATAAACAGGAGCGGATGGAAAAAGGGGAGCCTTATTTTGAATTGCGATTGGGAATTCACACCGGACCGGTAGTGGCTGGAATCGTGGGAATTAAAAAATTTGCTTACGATATCTGGGGCGATACAGTGAATACTGCTTCAAGAATGGAAAGCAGCGGCGGAATCGGGAAAGTGAATATCAGCGGCACCACCTATGAATTAGTAAAGGATAAATTCACCTGCATCCATCGTGGTAAAATCGAAGCGAAAAATAAAGGGGTGATTGATATGTATTTTGTCGAGGGCTGATATTTGTTGCTCACTTTCTGTAATAAGTACATATAAACGAAAGGTTAGGATGCAGTTTGCTGTTGGGTAAGTGTTACTCCACAAAATTCATCAAATTCAATAAAATTCAGAATCAGGAATTTGCAAAGGGTAATATTTTCTTAGAAAGAAAAAGGTGCGGAAAAAAAATGAAAAGCATTTTTTAAGGAAAAATTTTACAGCATTCTCTTTTTTATAGAAATGAGTTATCGTTGTATTTTCAGCACATTGGCACATCAATTCATTGGCACATCCAACTGTCAATCCACCTTCTCACCTCCAACATAAGTTTCCAACACCTTAACCGAAAAAAGATCTTCTTCCGGTATCTTCAAAATATCTTTTTCCAATACAACGAAGTCTGCAAATTTTCCCGGCTCCAGACTTCCTTTTTCGTCTTCTTCAAAGTTAGCAGCAGCAGCCCAGATGGTCATGGCTTTCAGGGCTTCATCGCGTGACAGTACATTCTTCATTTCAAATCCTTCCGCAGGAAATCCCTTTTGATCTTTGCGTGTCACCGCTGCATAAAAACCATACAACGGGTTGATATCTTCTACCGGAAAATCACTGCCGTCAGCAATCCATCCGTTTTGTATGAGCAGATCTTTGTAAGCATAAGCACCACGGATACGGAATACTCCCAGGCGATCCATCGCCCAATACATATCGCTGGTTGCATGGG includes these proteins:
- a CDS encoding T9SS type A sorting domain-containing protein, which codes for MEKAMVNGKAMVNGEASVNSSSFNDETNENTIVIVDSLDVYGADSDSINAFSSVNMITGFTVGTWLIAPGVLVSENLDINYGLGNLTIVPEILTVKANDALAGCGGVQPVYTTTNSIYQIQDADSNVIESGPVFTILDQSGADAGNGNLNPGIYQIVPSGIIQKQEPANYVVYYENGTLTVGNVVSSSYNAAACDSYTLPWGQSVSVSGAYSHTYTNSIGCDSVVTANVTISNSPGANVTPAGTIMECQGIPVVLSANTGAGLTYQWYKGPTQISGATNSIYVVPNAKNYSVVVNGSNGCTSTSNIVSVTRLSTPNANIIVVNPDNNPDLCINGKVKLRGNGSSSVSLGYQWRLNGTDILGATNRDYVALVEGNYRVTVTNLSTGCFRLSSAVSVINSCREAALTEIQPPLLTMYPNPTDGNFMLHLNLYDQSAGDAVVQVYNVLGQVVLDENVPVMDGELLKEIHLQEGVARAVYFVSVIFNGEVYKGQIIYQH
- a CDS encoding tetratricopeptide repeat protein yields the protein MLKIAGTLNLFFLLFFVAAYSAAYGAERDSLIKLINAAKDDSNKVKLLNTLSKSLFDANPDSSVTIALASKKLAEEINYKTGLGLALKNMGIGYYLQGKYVEAINTWQLALEVYDAADDKKGVANMLSNQGAVYFNQGDDAKALELHLESLKMSEGIGDTLRILTSL